In Lineus longissimus chromosome 7, tnLinLong1.2, whole genome shotgun sequence, a genomic segment contains:
- the LOC135491215 gene encoding transcription initiation factor TFIID subunit 8-like has translation MNMSTSKESDGASSGPTTKTVSDGRRKMLRISAGALCSEIGFGTIENSALETLTEAMQSYIVELARSSKAYAELACRTKPMYGDVLMAQIDMGCNVRSLLSYARRTNKTVLLPPAHKVDHPPHKSLQTGDKRPHPGYVPEYLPPLPDPHSYITTDTQRQPVNEYQIIREKAASQKRDVERALTRFIAKTGTTHNLFRSETTSYPLIACSPSTMPYLSALLPKDFELDSYDSEKKEKDKKAMGTGGDSNNEAEVDNPYLRPIRLPRSRVKKKYY, from the coding sequence ATGAATATGTCTACTTCGAAGGAATCTGATGGAGCATCAAGTGGCCCCACAACAAAAACTGTCAGTGATGGTCGACGAAAGATGTTGCGGATCAGTGCTGGTGCTTTGTGTAGTGAGATTGGCTTTGGCACTATTGAAAACAGTGCCCTAGAAACATTAACTGAAGCCATGCAGAGTTACATAGTTGAGTTAGCGAGGAGCAGTAAAGCCTATGCTGAACTTGCGTGTCGGACGAAACCGATGTACGGAGACGTTTTGATGGCGCAAATTGATATGGGGTGCAATGTCCGTTCGTTGTTGTCTTATGCCagaagaaccaataaaacagtGCTTCTCCCTCCTGCGCATAAGGTGGATCATCCGCCACATAAGTCATTACAAACTGGTGACAAGAGACCTCATCCAGGATATGTTCCAGAATATTTGCCACCCTTGCCAGATCCTCATTCCTACATTACGACGGACACTCAACGACAACCAGTTAACGAATATCAAATTATACGAGAAAAAGCAGCCTCGCAGAAACGGGATGTAGAACGAGCCCTTACACGATTCATCGCTAAAACTGGGACTACTCATAACCTGTTTAGATCCGAGACGACGAGTTATCCGTTGATTGCATGTTCGCCTTCTACCATGCCCTACCTATCAGCGCTCTTGCCCAAAGACTTTGAACTTGATTCTTATGATTCGGAAAAAAAGGAGAAAGACAAGAAGGCGATGGGGACAGGTGGTGACAGTAACAATGAAGCCGAGGTTGATAATCCATACCTGCGGCCGATCAGATTGCCAAGGTCCAGAGTAAAGAAGAAATATTACTGA